From a single Poecilia reticulata strain Guanapo linkage group LG2, Guppy_female_1.0+MT, whole genome shotgun sequence genomic region:
- the nhsl1a gene encoding NHS-like protein 1 isoform X7: protein MLCFKAGDRDNKWSVHYSTQKPPQGLRFIPGKRRSGSADDLRAYNGLTQHDCFKHRPPSPTFAPLCGLDQSEGGANRGWRSRGRAMRSRVLDFFSQSCFSVCFKFSFWRRKSSASSDEDEKFFLPNPRPMTPLVLNPISLSSCWDDGFETEPLQRLPTPEEKMRQQAEAVAADIVPINVTGESFDRQASFRRTISNGDSLNRRPNKLSRRKTVSAILDDVIPKPSVPVNLPGQYSTVGRLPSSSSSSHQQNSMEEAMEESERDRKEEPSTSRRIRAPKGEGMSSLMASLTASPNVGKQPNSCHSSSSEINSLPRIPTNSSLSSEVSFNSTTYRTLSASSSYSQSQDQQSFPSDFQPLLPYDPNARVIPQSPSSSSSCFPSSPVNSCISDTPSQLQSEWSYPSDRPLNDCSSHYLSSSSIADSVSQFSYQALADQTMTQQNAQNFSDGDSCSGESWSYRPLSPTSSIHSGITQDTRCVSEEGWNCEPLLSSGRSTPLCIDNTSLCSEKMSSSPLLNREKRKSSTSAFYSRSMTRSISLRKSKRPPPPPLRSDSLRRRPGRSKASRSTTSPRPDRSPRVDRSTLHTPKSSPQTFPDPWVPRSNAKRRQSGLNCGTVTTFEPLSPNSQKATSTHSDSSSANPVSPKYCQVLSPGNPSSEDKDLKLSLNHPPDSSVAGLQRLASPSSGYSSQSNTPSPGTPVSSPHNPSSPLTASPGAFSLPPTSPFFTSCSSTLPFSPTASSLPRTRSRGKGKPKPPVPQRKSSLLSSSFSSSSSLSSYTSSDSLARQSLLPPPPPLPLPQSAPPASKFCLPTPDLLPPPPPLPQSAPPASKFCLTTPDLLPPPPPLPPPPLPQSTFPVPEFCLRAPCLPHPPPPPPPPPLPQSSPTIPGFCLSVSPAFTSTPPPPLQSPSSSPPSPLTTPSKPEFCLHVPPSFTKSLPLPNSLPPLSLPPPPLPIPTRPPPPPYSYAVRQTSHHSLGSSVPSHFDPSPPCQPSQPSFELSDIVDSPPPPSSPPSPALSEPSFFSFLPSSPSTSPRPHSHLITPQALQCVKLRSVKNQAVQQTEHDPTDSQLHTEVSVLLTNGNQMEETQPDFDVLNESFLDCLSNADADVSPPGAKQATCNTAGNDTCPLLANSNSRVSTEVKQTELYCKDPMKSESGISTAESGDAKLQRQQGSSVSEKDQDFKLNKEITQNVQVNGQQNNDSDMCPPVASVNVSSLDSPWVKMCPDDDDTCCMNNNIQNPPLEQPSSEADFAKHIKRLREKKTNVTEKINEYERNENKSEIQNKTDVKNNNRDVWSSSPRKLYSPEKPVPPKKPDLGILGPLTSPKPRRGPGGPSSPGRIIESCPRPNTSDFFNTQSHTFSNMPSPKHLTNASGNSEIPGCSVNSRNSPASSPQRQKPQILQKKPDPSLTSPKTVKPAFASKHTGEKLKGTSATGNTLETQTAMETRSTLETRAGNTYNKSCSSSQMIDVYETHHSSGSPSVGMGPSGVRKTTSTWTEAIQSAVAEPRFGRIIGTRQQDEEITNNKRFMKSSLAEDEDEEEEGRVEDKERKKTVMMMMTSSNKKGKSRRVRKRRPGRKLLMMSPKMEPSPSSSSSSSSSSSSSSSSSEDDPDVITERVDRRRKFKVCNQETSDSESSYTLIGQSRFSLSSLLSTESLQGELSLPDLLIKEPDEEEEPGKEEPQSDEAKEASRSSDDDVFVNVSADQMLVSGRPRTTEDLFTIIHRSKRKMLGRRDFGELPLSYSSSSSSSPPETPTKPRLTRAAGFRNPRSARSESFKALLLKKGSRVEASSRISAVERLCVGQFPPPVDPQKTPPPPLTSDPLDDGRSSSFLTVNAPPLSPCALSMMFGWRRRDLMLLTSSSPVLVFSSSHMQPRSLTPPCSSSRRFAGRCRLFAAPMTAILEGEDEEEDGEILVGRESSLSMVEAS from the exons AAAG tcTTCAGCGTCTTCAGATGAAGATGAGAAGTTCTTCCTCCCCAACCCGCGACCCATGACCCCACTGGTCCTGAATCCCATCAGTCTCTCGTCCTGCTGGGATGATGGATTCGAAACGGAGCCTCTTCAGCGCCTTCCAACGCCGGAAGAGAAGATGAGGCAGCAGGCGGAGGCCGTCGCAGCTGATATAGTTCCTATCAACGTGACGG GTGAGAGTTTTGACCGACAGGCCAGTTTTCGAAGAACAATCTCTAATGGAGACTCGTTAAACCGAAGACCTAATAAACTGAGCCGCCGTAAAACCGTTTCTGCAATATTGGACGATGTCATCCCCAAGCCCTCTGTTCCAGTGAATCTACCTGGTCAGTACTCAACAGTGGGTCGACttccttcctcatcctcctcctcacatCAGCAAAACAGCATGGAGGAGGCCATGGAGGAGagtgaaagagacagaaaggagGAACCGTCTACCTCCAGGAGAATCAGAGCCCCAAAGGGTGAGGGCATGTCCAGCCTCATGGCCTCCCTGACCGCCTCACCAAATGTTGGCAAGCAGCCCAACTCCTGTCACTCGTCTTCCTCTGAGATCAACAGCCTCCCCCGTATTCCCACCAACTCCTCTCTGAGTTCGGAAGTCAGCTTTAACAGCACCACCTACAGGACACTCAGTGCTTCCTCATCTTACAGCCAG TCACAGGATCAGCAAAGTTTCCCAAGTGATTTCCAGCCATTGTTGCCCTATGACCCTAATGCCAGAGTCATACCCCAGTCTCCTTCTTCCTCGTCgtcttgttttccttcttctcctGTCAACTCCTGCATCTCTGACACCCCCAGCCAATTGCAATCAGAGTGGTCTTATCCCAGTGATAGGCCTTTAAATGACTGCTCTTCTCACTACCTCTCCTCTTCAAGCATCGCTGATTCTGTGTCTCAGTTTAGTTACCAGGCTCTGGCCGATCAGACCATGACCCAGCAAAATGCCCAAAACTTCTCTGATGGTGACTCCTGCAGTGGGGAAAGCTGGAGCTACAGGCCTCTTTCTCCTACCTCCAGCATCCACAGCGGTATCACCCAGGACACAAGATGTGTCTCTGAAGAAGGCTGGAACTGTGAACCACTTCTTTCTTCTGGTCGCTCCACCCCTCTCTGTATTGACAACACTTCCCTTTGTTCAGAGAAGATGTCTTCATCTCCCTTGCTGAACCGGGAGAAAAGGAAGTCCAGCACTTCAGCGTTCTACTCTCGCTCTATGACACGCAGCATCTCCCTACGCAAGTCCAAGCGCCCACCTCCCCCACCTCTGCGCTCCGACTCCTTGAGGCGCCGGCCAGGTCGCAGCAAGGCCTCGCGTTCAACAACAAGCCCACGTCCTGACCGGAGTCCTCGTGTGGATCGCAGCACCTTGCACACACCTAAATCATCTCCTCAGACCTTCCCTGACCCCTGGGTACCCAGGAGCAATGCAAAAAGACGTCAGAGTGGTCTGAACTGTGGGACAGTCACAACCTTCGAACCTTTAAGTCCAAACTCCCAGAAGGCAACTTCCACTCACTCCGACTCTTCCAGTGCCAACCCAGTGAGCCCCAAATACTGCCAAGTGCTTAGCCCAGGAAATCCAAGTTCAGAGGATAAAGATCTGAAACTCTCTCTCAACCATCCACCTGACTCCTCTGTTGCTGGGCTTCAGCGCCTTGCCTCTCCATCCAGTGGTTACTCCAGCCAGTCTAACACTCCCAGTCCTGGAACTCCAGTCTCTTCACCCCACAATCCTTCCTCCCCTCTTACAGCAAGCCCAGGAGCATTTTCCCTTCCTCCAACCTCCCCTTTCTTTACCTCATGCTCTTCAACCTTACCATTTTCCCCCACAGCCTCTTCCCTCCCCAGGACCAGGTCTCGAGGAAAAGGGAAGCCAAAGCCTCCAGTTCCACAGAGGAAGTCATCACTTCTCTCTTCctcattttcctcctcctcctctctctcctcctacACCTCATCTGACTCTTTAGCCAGGCAATCacttctccctcctcctcctcctcttcctcttccacaATCTGCTCCCCCTGCTTCCAAGTTCTGCCTTCCAACTCCTgatcttcttcctcctcctcctcctcttccacaATCCGCTCCCCCTGCTTCTAAGTTCTGCCTTACAACTCCTGATCtacttcctcctccacctcctcttcctccccctccacTCCCACAGTCCACTTTTCCAGTCCCTGAGTTTTGCCTTCGTGCTCCTTGTCTTCcgcatcctcctcctccaccaccaccacctcctcttCCACAGTCTTCTCCTACAATCCCTGGGTTctgcctctctgtctctccagcTTTCACTTCtacccctccacctcctctacagtctccctcttcttctcctccttcaccACTTACAACTCCTTCAAAGCCTGAATTTTGCCTCCATGTTCCTCCGTCTTTTACCAAGTCTCTTCCACTTCCCAACAGTCTCCCACCTTTATCTCTACCTCCTCCTCCACTACCTATCCCCACccggcctcctcctcctccctatTCTTATGCTGTGAGGCAGACCTCACATCACTCTCTGGGCTCGTCTGTACCATCCCATTTTGATCCATCGCCACCCTGCCAACCTTCTCAACCATCTTTTGAATTATCTGACATAGTCGACTCCCCTCCTCCGCCATCTTCTCCTCCATCACCTGCTCTCTCTGAAccttccttcttttcctttctcccATCAAGTCCAAGCACATCTCCAAGGCCCCACTCTCATCTGATCACCCCTCAAGCTTTGCAGTGTGTCAAACTCCGCTCSGTCAAAAACCAGGCAGTACAGCAAACCGAACATGACCCAACTGACAGCCAACTTCACACTGAAGTTAGTGTGTTGCTAACTAACGGTAACCAGATGGAAGAGACTCAACCAGACTTTGATGTATTAAATGAGTCCTTTCTTGATTGTCTCTCCAATGCTGATGCAGACGTGTCTCCACCTGGAGCAAAACAGGCTACCTGTAATACAGCTGGCAATGACACATGTCCATTATTAGCCAACAGCAATAGCCGAGTCAGTACTGAAGTAAAACAGACAGAACTGTATTGCAAAGACCCAATGAAAAGTGAGAGTGGGATTTCCACTGCAGAGTCAGGTGATGCGAAGCTTCAAAGACAACAAGGCAGCTCAGTAAGCGAGAAAGACCAGGACTTTAAGCTTAACaaagaaatcacacaaaatGTCCAGGTCAATGGGCAACAGAATAATGATTCAGACATGTGTCCCCCTGTGGCGAGTGTGAATGTCTCCAGTCTTGACAGTCCATGGGTAAAAATGTGTCCTGATGATGATGACACATGTTGCATGAATAATAATATCCAGAATCCTCCATTAGAGCAACCTTCCTCAGAAGCAGACTTTGCAAAGCATATAAAGAGATTGAGAGAAAAGAAGACCAACGTAACAGAAAAGATAAACGAatatgaaagaaatgaaaataaatcagaaatacaGAATAAGACTGatgtgaaaaacaataatagGGATGTTTGGTCAAGCAGTCCAAGGAAGCTGTACTCCCCAGAGAAACCTGTCCCCCCTAAGAAGCCTGATCTTGGCATTCTGGGTCCCTTGACATCCCCAAAGCCTAGAAGAGGACCAGGAGGGCCAAGTAGCCCTGGGCGTATCATAGAGTCCTGCCCTAGACCTAACACTTCAGATTTCTTTAACACACAGTCCCATACATTTAGCAACATGCCATCGCCAAAGCACTTGACAAACGCCTCTGGCAATTCAGAAATACCAGGATGCTCGGTGAACTCAAGAAACTCACCTGCTAGTTCTCCTCAAAGGCAGAAGCCACAGATTTTGCAAAAGAAGCCAGATCCTTCGTTGACCTCTCCCAAAACAGTAAAACCAGCTTTTGCATCCAAACACACTGGAGAGAAACTCAAAGGGACTTCAGCAACTGGTAATACTTTAGAAACTCAGACCGCAATGGAAACCAGAAGCACCTTAGAAACTAGAGCTGGTAATACTTACAACAAATCCTGCAGCTCATCACAAATGATTGATGTCTATGAGACTCATCACTCTTCAGGGTCCCCATCAGTGGGGATGGGTCCCTCAGGGGTCCGTAAAACTACTTCTACCTGGACAGAAGCAATTCAGTCTGCGGTGGCTGAGCCTCGTTTTggtaggatcattgggacaagGCAGCAGGATGAGGAGATAACCAACAACAAGAGGTTTATGAAGTCCTCACTtgctgaagatgaagatgaggaagaggaaggtaGAGTGGAAGacaaggagaggaagaaaacagtcatgatgatgatgacgtcATCCAACAAAAAAGGTAAATCCAGGAGAGTGAGGAAGAGGCGGCCAGGCCGAAAGTTGTTGATGATGTCACCAAAAATGGAGCCCTCTCCCTCATCGTCAtcatcgtcctcctcctcttcttcatcatcttcatcatcatcagaggATGACCCAGATGTAATAACAGAAAGGGTCGACAGGCGAAGGAAATTCAAAGTTTGCAACCAAGAGACGAGTGACTCTGAAAGCTCGTACACTCTGATTGGTCAGAGCAGGTTTTCCCTCAGCAGTTTGCTGTCAACTGAGAGCCTGCAGGGGGAGCTATCACTGCCAGACCTCCTGATCAAAGAAccagatgaagaggaggaaccaGGAAAGGAAGAGCCCCAAAGTGATGAGGCCAAGGAGGCTAGCAGGTCTTCAGATG acgaTGTGTTTGTCAACGTTTCGGCGGATCAGATGTTGGTCTCCGGTCGTCCTCGAACTACAGAGGATCTGTTCACCATCATCCACAG ATCGAAGCGAAAGATGCTTGGAAGAAGAGACTTTGGAGAACTCCCTCTGTCCtactcttcatcctcctcctcttcccctcCAGAGACTCCCACTAAACCCCGCCTGACCAGGGCAGCAGGGTTCAGGAACCCCAGGTCAGCCAGGAGTGAGAGTTTTAAGGCTCTCCTGCTGAAGAAGGGCAGTCGAGTCGAGGCGTCTTCCAGGATCTCGGCAGTAGAGCGCCTTTGTGTCGGTCAGTTTCCACCTCCTGTTGATCCTCAGAAGACGCCTCCTCCtcccctgacctctgacccattGGATGATGGGAGGTCCAGCAGCTTTCTGACTGTGAACGCCCCTCCGTTATCTCCCTGCGCGCTCTCCATGATGTTTGGCTGGAGGCGCCGGGATCTGATGCTGCTCACCTCTTCCTCACCCGTCCTCgtcttctcctcctcccacaTGCAACCTCGCTCCCTCACTCCCCCTTGCTCCAGCAGCCGACGGTTCGCCGGACGCTGCCGCCTCTTCGCCGCCCCCATGACCGCCATCTTGGAAGgggaagatgaggaggaagatggGGAGATTTTAGTTGGAAGAGAATCCAGTCTGAGCATGGTGGAGGCTTCTTAA
- the nhsl1a gene encoding NHS-like protein 1 isoform X4, with product MVLIGATIKSVLRFLTRTTAGDRDNKWSVHYSTQKPPQGLRFIPGKRRSGSADDLRAYNGLTQHDCFKHRPPSPTFAPLCGLDQSEGGANRGWRSRGRAMRSRVLDFFSQSCFSVCFKFSFWRRKSSASSDEDEKFFLPNPRPMTPLVLNPISLSSCWDDGFETEPLQRLPTPEEKMRQQAEAVAADIVPINVTGESFDRQASFRRTISNGDSLNRRPNKLSRRKTVSAILDDVIPKPSVPVNLPGQYSTVGRLPSSSSSSHQQNSMEEAMEESERDRKEEPSTSRRIRAPKGEGMSSLMASLTASPNVGKQPNSCHSSSSEINSLPRIPTNSSLSSEVSFNSTTYRTLSASSSYSQSQDQQSFPSDFQPLLPYDPNARVIPQSPSSSSSCFPSSPVNSCISDTPSQLQSEWSYPSDRPLNDCSSHYLSSSSIADSVSQFSYQALADQTMTQQNAQNFSDGDSCSGESWSYRPLSPTSSIHSGITQDTRCVSEEGWNCEPLLSSGRSTPLCIDNTSLCSEKMSSSPLLNREKRKSSTSAFYSRSMTRSISLRKSKRPPPPPLRSDSLRRRPGRSKASRSTTSPRPDRSPRVDRSTLHTPKSSPQTFPDPWVPRSNAKRRQSGLNCGTVTTFEPLSPNSQKATSTHSDSSSANPVSPKYCQVLSPGNPSSEDKDLKLSLNHPPDSSVAGLQRLASPSSGYSSQSNTPSPGTPVSSPHNPSSPLTASPGAFSLPPTSPFFTSCSSTLPFSPTASSLPRTRSRGKGKPKPPVPQRKSSLLSSSFSSSSSLSSYTSSDSLARQSLLPPPPPLPLPQSAPPASKFCLPTPDLLPPPPPLPQSAPPASKFCLTTPDLLPPPPPLPPPPLPQSTFPVPEFCLRAPCLPHPPPPPPPPPLPQSSPTIPGFCLSVSPAFTSTPPPPLQSPSSSPPSPLTTPSKPEFCLHVPPSFTKSLPLPNSLPPLSLPPPPLPIPTRPPPPPYSYAVRQTSHHSLGSSVPSHFDPSPPCQPSQPSFELSDIVDSPPPPSSPPSPALSEPSFFSFLPSSPSTSPRPHSHLITPQALQCVKLRSVKNQAVQQTEHDPTDSQLHTEVSVLLTNGNQMEETQPDFDVLNESFLDCLSNADADVSPPGAKQATCNTAGNDTCPLLANSNSRVSTEVKQTELYCKDPMKSESGISTAESGDAKLQRQQGSSVSEKDQDFKLNKEITQNVQVNGQQNNDSDMCPPVASVNVSSLDSPWVKMCPDDDDTCCMNNNIQNPPLEQPSSEADFAKHIKRLREKKTNVTEKINEYERNENKSEIQNKTDVKNNNRDVWSSSPRKLYSPEKPVPPKKPDLGILGPLTSPKPRRGPGGPSSPGRIIESCPRPNTSDFFNTQSHTFSNMPSPKHLTNASGNSEIPGCSVNSRNSPASSPQRQKPQILQKKPDPSLTSPKTVKPAFASKHTGEKLKGTSATGNTLETQTAMETRSTLETRAGNTYNKSCSSSQMIDVYETHHSSGSPSVGMGPSGVRKTTSTWTEAIQSAVAEPRFGRIIGTRQQDEEITNNKRFMKSSLAEDEDEEEEGRVEDKERKKTVMMMMTSSNKKGKSRRVRKRRPGRKLLMMSPKMEPSPSSSSSSSSSSSSSSSSSEDDPDVITERVDRRRKFKVCNQETSDSESSYTLIGQSRFSLSSLLSTESLQGELSLPDLLIKEPDEEEEPGKEEPQSDEAKEASRSSDDDVFVNVSADQMLVSGRPRTTEDLFTIIHRSKRKMLGRRDFGELPLSYSSSSSSSPPETPTKPRLTRAAGFRNPRSARSESFKALLLKKGSRVEASSRISAVERLCVGQFPPPVDPQKTPPPPLTSDPLDDGRSSSFLTVNAPPLSPCALSMMFGWRRRDLMLLTSSSPVLVFSSSHMQPRSLTPPCSSSRRFAGRCRLFAAPMTAILEGEDEEEDGEILVGRESSLSMVEAS from the exons AAAG tcTTCAGCGTCTTCAGATGAAGATGAGAAGTTCTTCCTCCCCAACCCGCGACCCATGACCCCACTGGTCCTGAATCCCATCAGTCTCTCGTCCTGCTGGGATGATGGATTCGAAACGGAGCCTCTTCAGCGCCTTCCAACGCCGGAAGAGAAGATGAGGCAGCAGGCGGAGGCCGTCGCAGCTGATATAGTTCCTATCAACGTGACGG GTGAGAGTTTTGACCGACAGGCCAGTTTTCGAAGAACAATCTCTAATGGAGACTCGTTAAACCGAAGACCTAATAAACTGAGCCGCCGTAAAACCGTTTCTGCAATATTGGACGATGTCATCCCCAAGCCCTCTGTTCCAGTGAATCTACCTGGTCAGTACTCAACAGTGGGTCGACttccttcctcatcctcctcctcacatCAGCAAAACAGCATGGAGGAGGCCATGGAGGAGagtgaaagagacagaaaggagGAACCGTCTACCTCCAGGAGAATCAGAGCCCCAAAGGGTGAGGGCATGTCCAGCCTCATGGCCTCCCTGACCGCCTCACCAAATGTTGGCAAGCAGCCCAACTCCTGTCACTCGTCTTCCTCTGAGATCAACAGCCTCCCCCGTATTCCCACCAACTCCTCTCTGAGTTCGGAAGTCAGCTTTAACAGCACCACCTACAGGACACTCAGTGCTTCCTCATCTTACAGCCAG TCACAGGATCAGCAAAGTTTCCCAAGTGATTTCCAGCCATTGTTGCCCTATGACCCTAATGCCAGAGTCATACCCCAGTCTCCTTCTTCCTCGTCgtcttgttttccttcttctcctGTCAACTCCTGCATCTCTGACACCCCCAGCCAATTGCAATCAGAGTGGTCTTATCCCAGTGATAGGCCTTTAAATGACTGCTCTTCTCACTACCTCTCCTCTTCAAGCATCGCTGATTCTGTGTCTCAGTTTAGTTACCAGGCTCTGGCCGATCAGACCATGACCCAGCAAAATGCCCAAAACTTCTCTGATGGTGACTCCTGCAGTGGGGAAAGCTGGAGCTACAGGCCTCTTTCTCCTACCTCCAGCATCCACAGCGGTATCACCCAGGACACAAGATGTGTCTCTGAAGAAGGCTGGAACTGTGAACCACTTCTTTCTTCTGGTCGCTCCACCCCTCTCTGTATTGACAACACTTCCCTTTGTTCAGAGAAGATGTCTTCATCTCCCTTGCTGAACCGGGAGAAAAGGAAGTCCAGCACTTCAGCGTTCTACTCTCGCTCTATGACACGCAGCATCTCCCTACGCAAGTCCAAGCGCCCACCTCCCCCACCTCTGCGCTCCGACTCCTTGAGGCGCCGGCCAGGTCGCAGCAAGGCCTCGCGTTCAACAACAAGCCCACGTCCTGACCGGAGTCCTCGTGTGGATCGCAGCACCTTGCACACACCTAAATCATCTCCTCAGACCTTCCCTGACCCCTGGGTACCCAGGAGCAATGCAAAAAGACGTCAGAGTGGTCTGAACTGTGGGACAGTCACAACCTTCGAACCTTTAAGTCCAAACTCCCAGAAGGCAACTTCCACTCACTCCGACTCTTCCAGTGCCAACCCAGTGAGCCCCAAATACTGCCAAGTGCTTAGCCCAGGAAATCCAAGTTCAGAGGATAAAGATCTGAAACTCTCTCTCAACCATCCACCTGACTCCTCTGTTGCTGGGCTTCAGCGCCTTGCCTCTCCATCCAGTGGTTACTCCAGCCAGTCTAACACTCCCAGTCCTGGAACTCCAGTCTCTTCACCCCACAATCCTTCCTCCCCTCTTACAGCAAGCCCAGGAGCATTTTCCCTTCCTCCAACCTCCCCTTTCTTTACCTCATGCTCTTCAACCTTACCATTTTCCCCCACAGCCTCTTCCCTCCCCAGGACCAGGTCTCGAGGAAAAGGGAAGCCAAAGCCTCCAGTTCCACAGAGGAAGTCATCACTTCTCTCTTCctcattttcctcctcctcctctctctcctcctacACCTCATCTGACTCTTTAGCCAGGCAATCacttctccctcctcctcctcctcttcctcttccacaATCTGCTCCCCCTGCTTCCAAGTTCTGCCTTCCAACTCCTgatcttcttcctcctcctcctcctcttccacaATCCGCTCCCCCTGCTTCTAAGTTCTGCCTTACAACTCCTGATCtacttcctcctccacctcctcttcctccccctccacTCCCACAGTCCACTTTTCCAGTCCCTGAGTTTTGCCTTCGTGCTCCTTGTCTTCcgcatcctcctcctccaccaccaccacctcctcttCCACAGTCTTCTCCTACAATCCCTGGGTTctgcctctctgtctctccagcTTTCACTTCtacccctccacctcctctacagtctccctcttcttctcctccttcaccACTTACAACTCCTTCAAAGCCTGAATTTTGCCTCCATGTTCCTCCGTCTTTTACCAAGTCTCTTCCACTTCCCAACAGTCTCCCACCTTTATCTCTACCTCCTCCTCCACTACCTATCCCCACccggcctcctcctcctccctatTCTTATGCTGTGAGGCAGACCTCACATCACTCTCTGGGCTCGTCTGTACCATCCCATTTTGATCCATCGCCACCCTGCCAACCTTCTCAACCATCTTTTGAATTATCTGACATAGTCGACTCCCCTCCTCCGCCATCTTCTCCTCCATCACCTGCTCTCTCTGAAccttccttcttttcctttctcccATCAAGTCCAAGCACATCTCCAAGGCCCCACTCTCATCTGATCACCCCTCAAGCTTTGCAGTGTGTCAAACTCCGCTCSGTCAAAAACCAGGCAGTACAGCAAACCGAACATGACCCAACTGACAGCCAACTTCACACTGAAGTTAGTGTGTTGCTAACTAACGGTAACCAGATGGAAGAGACTCAACCAGACTTTGATGTATTAAATGAGTCCTTTCTTGATTGTCTCTCCAATGCTGATGCAGACGTGTCTCCACCTGGAGCAAAACAGGCTACCTGTAATACAGCTGGCAATGACACATGTCCATTATTAGCCAACAGCAATAGCCGAGTCAGTACTGAAGTAAAACAGACAGAACTGTATTGCAAAGACCCAATGAAAAGTGAGAGTGGGATTTCCACTGCAGAGTCAGGTGATGCGAAGCTTCAAAGACAACAAGGCAGCTCAGTAAGCGAGAAAGACCAGGACTTTAAGCTTAACaaagaaatcacacaaaatGTCCAGGTCAATGGGCAACAGAATAATGATTCAGACATGTGTCCCCCTGTGGCGAGTGTGAATGTCTCCAGTCTTGACAGTCCATGGGTAAAAATGTGTCCTGATGATGATGACACATGTTGCATGAATAATAATATCCAGAATCCTCCATTAGAGCAACCTTCCTCAGAAGCAGACTTTGCAAAGCATATAAAGAGATTGAGAGAAAAGAAGACCAACGTAACAGAAAAGATAAACGAatatgaaagaaatgaaaataaatcagaaatacaGAATAAGACTGatgtgaaaaacaataatagGGATGTTTGGTCAAGCAGTCCAAGGAAGCTGTACTCCCCAGAGAAACCTGTCCCCCCTAAGAAGCCTGATCTTGGCATTCTGGGTCCCTTGACATCCCCAAAGCCTAGAAGAGGACCAGGAGGGCCAAGTAGCCCTGGGCGTATCATAGAGTCCTGCCCTAGACCTAACACTTCAGATTTCTTTAACACACAGTCCCATACATTTAGCAACATGCCATCGCCAAAGCACTTGACAAACGCCTCTGGCAATTCAGAAATACCAGGATGCTCGGTGAACTCAAGAAACTCACCTGCTAGTTCTCCTCAAAGGCAGAAGCCACAGATTTTGCAAAAGAAGCCAGATCCTTCGTTGACCTCTCCCAAAACAGTAAAACCAGCTTTTGCATCCAAACACACTGGAGAGAAACTCAAAGGGACTTCAGCAACTGGTAATACTTTAGAAACTCAGACCGCAATGGAAACCAGAAGCACCTTAGAAACTAGAGCTGGTAATACTTACAACAAATCCTGCAGCTCATCACAAATGATTGATGTCTATGAGACTCATCACTCTTCAGGGTCCCCATCAGTGGGGATGGGTCCCTCAGGGGTCCGTAAAACTACTTCTACCTGGACAGAAGCAATTCAGTCTGCGGTGGCTGAGCCTCGTTTTggtaggatcattgggacaagGCAGCAGGATGAGGAGATAACCAACAACAAGAGGTTTATGAAGTCCTCACTtgctgaagatgaagatgaggaagaggaaggtaGAGTGGAAGacaaggagaggaagaaaacagtcatgatgatgatgacgtcATCCAACAAAAAAGGTAAATCCAGGAGAGTGAGGAAGAGGCGGCCAGGCCGAAAGTTGTTGATGATGTCACCAAAAATGGAGCCCTCTCCCTCATCGTCAtcatcgtcctcctcctcttcttcatcatcttcatcatcatcagaggATGACCCAGATGTAATAACAGAAAGGGTCGACAGGCGAAGGAAATTCAAAGTTTGCAACCAAGAGACGAGTGACTCTGAAAGCTCGTACACTCTGATTGGTCAGAGCAGGTTTTCCCTCAGCAGTTTGCTGTCAACTGAGAGCCTGCAGGGGGAGCTATCACTGCCAGACCTCCTGATCAAAGAAccagatgaagaggaggaaccaGGAAAGGAAGAGCCCCAAAGTGATGAGGCCAAGGAGGCTAGCAGGTCTTCAGATG acgaTGTGTTTGTCAACGTTTCGGCGGATCAGATGTTGGTCTCCGGTCGTCCTCGAACTACAGAGGATCTGTTCACCATCATCCACAG ATCGAAGCGAAAGATGCTTGGAAGAAGAGACTTTGGAGAACTCCCTCTGTCCtactcttcatcctcctcctcttcccctcCAGAGACTCCCACTAAACCCCGCCTGACCAGGGCAGCAGGGTTCAGGAACCCCAGGTCAGCCAGGAGTGAGAGTTTTAAGGCTCTCCTGCTGAAGAAGGGCAGTCGAGTCGAGGCGTCTTCCAGGATCTCGGCAGTAGAGCGCCTTTGTGTCGGTCAGTTTCCACCTCCTGTTGATCCTCAGAAGACGCCTCCTCCtcccctgacctctgacccattGGATGATGGGAGGTCCAGCAGCTTTCTGACTGTGAACGCCCCTCCGTTATCTCCCTGCGCGCTCTCCATGATGTTTGGCTGGAGGCGCCGGGATCTGATGCTGCTCACCTCTTCCTCACCCGTCCTCgtcttctcctcctcccacaTGCAACCTCGCTCCCTCACTCCCCCTTGCTCCAGCAGCCGACGGTTCGCCGGACGCTGCCGCCTCTTCGCCGCCCCCATGACCGCCATCTTGGAAGgggaagatgaggaggaagatggGGAGATTTTAGTTGGAAGAGAATCCAGTCTGAGCATGGTGGAGGCTTCTTAA